The Lathyrus oleraceus cultivar Zhongwan6 chromosome 5, CAAS_Psat_ZW6_1.0, whole genome shotgun sequence genome includes the window gaatacaagatctAAGAAAAGAATATGAATTCCGCGCACTCTGAATCACGTCCAACAGATCAGAATCAAGAACTTAACAAAGAAGTATTCTAAATATGGTATGAATCTCTATATGGATAATATTGAATACTCTCCAAAACCGCTATGGAAAGGACAATAAAATTAATGTCATTAAGTCCCATAATTGGCAAGATATCAGCATCAATGCTCCATTCAACggtatcatctccaagcactataAAAAGGCCCAACTATCTTCATACCAATACACGAAGCTATTACACAAGAATTATGCACATCAAAATCTATTCATACACTAAATGCTTATTTTACATTATCACACGAGTTATTGCTCTAAGTGTGATCTTTGATCATTGTTCTTACTGTGTTCATATTTCTTatctagaagcactaaacacttTCTTGTAATTCTAAAATAGTTGTTGTAAATTTCCTTAAGTGACTTGTGAAGcctgtagacttgagagggctaagagatcatTGTACTCTTAGAtgtttgttgtaatctttctagattattggattaagtccttattgaaggcaaaatcaccttggctgggtggactggagtaactttgattttcaagcgaactaggataaaCTTCTACGTTGtttgttattatttttgtgtgtgtagcatttccaaaagtttttattatccgtgaaaacaattcaaacccccatttcttatttttctctaccttcaatccccaccataggatcgagGCCACAACATAATTAGAACCGAAGTTTCGACAACATGGATGCATGATTCACAATCTgcaataacaacaacatcaaaacACATACACATTGGTCCCCTATTGATTGTGCATGCCAACATCAACAAAACATCATCAACATAATTTCATCATCGTCATATCATCATCATAAAACATCAATATAATATTATAATCATCATACAACTCATATTTCAACAATACGACAACACACCAATCAAATACACAAACCATCACATTGAATCGACGCGGTAGACACGTAAATAATTTCAAACACATAATCTACCACTATTAGGTTATAACCCTGGGTGATAGCTTTCCAACGCTTCAAATGACACTTTATTTGGATACACGAATCAAAAGTTATGATCGAAATCGTTGGACGGTGTAAAAATAGCATTTTAGGCAATTTTAGGCTgcatgtgtcgacacatgaccttGATAGGTCGACACATGGTGCTGTTTTAGGCTAAAAACTCAATTTTCAACTTTTAAACATCAACACACATACCAGAAGCTTATTACACAAATTTATATCATTAATATCAAATTTCTTATCACTTTATCATTCTAATTTCATCTATTTCTTCATGTAATCATGGATAAACAACTCTACTTAACTATAATATCAATTTTATCATTTTCAATCACTAGTTCATATCTTTTTCAACATAATACATGACATACATAAACAACAAATCACATACAGCAGTAGCATCACCAATTATCATCAAATTTCACAATACAACATATATGTCTAATATTATCACTAAGGTTTTCACCAATATCAATCTCATTCACAAAGATTCATCATCAATCAAAATACTAAAACCCTAAATATACCTTTCCCTCATGTCAACCATAATTGAGAATCATTATCTATCCTTACCTTGTTATTCCTAGCAATGATCTCTTCAACCTCTAGCAATGATGCTCTTCCTATGCTTCTCCTTCTTTTCCCTGGCCTCTTTCTCTACTTTCTCCTCACAACTTCACGTAGAATGCAAAATAGTCCCTCTTCTCCCAATTTCCCTTTTTCTAATAACAATTATCCCTCAAAATATGATTTTCCACTTCTACCCTCAACTTTCTCTCACAAAAGATCTCTTTGTCCTTATTTCCTCCACACCTTATATTtctaatttattttaattaaataatagtATAAAACTATTATTAATATCATATTTTCCATAACCCATCAATTCTCTCACAATAGTCGATTAATCTATTCTCCTCTAGTATTTCTCTTCACTCCCAACTTAAAGACACATAACCCACCAACATACAACAATTGAAAATATCATGAAAAGGCatattcaacaaataaaacatcaAAATATCTACTAGAAAGaatcggggtgttacattttACGTTTCAAAATTGCAAGTATATTTTTCGGTTGAACCAAACTCAATGTCATGTCTGAAATGCATTCCTTCTCTTTTGGCATGAGGCGATACACAATTGGATGACCGACAAACTTTACACATAAGTCATGGTTATTTAAACCACAAATGATATTAAATCTTCATTTCTTATTTGCCAACATATAACCACACAACTTAAAGGGACACTCACATTTTCTTGAACTTGTGTCATCTCATTTAAAAttcaggagatggggtctatatTTCCACTTCTTTCACATGTCACAAATGCACCCCTTCTATCCGAACCATTATCGTACCTTTCGCTTACACACTAAATCTCAGTTTCGAGGCCTCCGTACGAATTCACTAAAGCATGTGATCACGAAATTCAAACTCTTGCTTATTTTTAAATTGGTTGTCAACATCTACCTCCTTCACAACAACACCATTGGCATTCAGAGACATAACATGTTTGAGGAAAATATCAGAGTGCACCATATCTAATAAAAACAATTACAATAAAAAACTCAAAAATTGTAAACAAAGCTAGAAAAATGAGAACAGGCAGGCTACAGAGAATTTATACATAAtccggagatgtatctccggatTCAACACGCGTTTTTTCAGACTAAAAACAAACTTAATGTGATCAATGTGGTTTGAAATGAATTATCTTTACCTGGAATTCCAACTTCGTTTCCTCCTTTTAATGTGATGAAACACAAGAATGAAGATTTGGAGTGAAAATGTTGATTGAGAATGGAAGGGTTTTTGGAAAGGGTTTGGAGTGAAAAAGAAGTATGGGTTTGTGATCATGCATGTGACTGCTTTATCAAAATCACATTTCTTTATTTTAGAGATGTATCTCTGTAAATACCCGACATGCAAAATTGACAGATATTTCAAAATCTCGCCTCAAACCTCCGAATATGTATCTCCCAAATATCCACTGGACTgctcaaatatcaatatatttgttgaaaataccagaagatgcatctctggaataAAATTTTGTTTTACTATGGGATGATACTCATTTAATACGTCATAAGGTAGTGCAAGAGTGCGTCCGAAGATGAATCTTCAAAATCTGAAGAACATTTTAGATTTATCATAAGGTGTTTTTCCACCTCATAGAGTGGAATAAGAAATTCCCTACATATAATCATACACTTAAAGTAAAATCATATACTTGCCTATCACTTGAACCAATTTAATTAAATGAAAGCAACAAAATTATGTGAAATATGGATGTGGGTGGTATGTCAATTATCATATGTATAGTTATTTCCtatattttataattaaattGGTGAAATATTGTCATGGTTCAACTATATTTGATTTAGAAGAcctataaataaataaatattaaagGTAGAGATTGAATCACCGAGTTGAATTAAAATTATCTTTAAAATAATAATTCGATTCCATAATAAATAATTCatttagaataaaataatatcCCTAAATAAACTTTACAATACAAAATTTTCAATTCTACCCTTTAATCACTTCAATATTTGATAATGAATAttttgataaaaatatcatttttctttcattattatatattttttaatatatatatatatatatataatgatcCACTTGTCATTTATTACTTATTGTAATTTAGTAATTAATAAAGAACAAAAATAAAGTATCACCAAAAGTGGGCCCCAATAGCCAACCAAGGTCCACTCCTTAAAAATGAAACAAACAACCTAAGATGACACTTTCTAGTTCCTCCCAAAACTGTCTCTTAGCTACTTTTAGGACTAAAAAGATGATTTAGAGAGAGAGAAATCTGATCTACACAAGACTTCAACTACAAGTTGAGATTGAGTGACAGAGAGAGAAAGTTAATGTGAGTGAGTCTAGGAACAAAATGAGGAGAGTGGAGCGAGAATTTTGGCCAAAAAATAAGTGATTATTACTCTCATTCATAGATTTGCATGGTTTGAATTTCCAAAAAATATATATTgtttttatttattgtttttcATCTTTCAGACAAGCAAACTAAATCTCAGATAAATCCGAGAAATCTTTCacatctctctctctcacacacagAGTTCAGATGCACTTTTCTGCTCAATTGGTGCCTGGTCTTTTGGATATTTAGGTAATTTTAAATAATGAGTCTTTTGGATTTTGCATACATAAACTGTTCTGAATTGTAGGCTCTTTTATCTCTCTTCATTGATAAAAGGGCATCTGAATTTTGTTTAAAAATTCAATCTTTGCAAAAGGGTATCTGAATTTTGCTTAAAAATTTGATCTTTGCAAAAGGGTATCTGAATTTTGcttaaattttttatttttgcaAAAGGGTTTTATGATTCACTGTCAATGCTAGCAAATAGGCTATAGCTGAGGTGACACTGTTAgtttcaattttattttaattttgtttcttgctttttttttctttatgGAAGATGACACAAAAATGGCTCAAGAACAAGATGATCAATCTAGAAACAATTGTATCAATGGTGGTAGATCTACTAAAAGGCCAAAGCAAAAGAAGGTTCCACAAAGAGGTCTTGGTGTAGCACAGCTTGAAAAAATACTAGAAGAACAACACATGAAAGATGGTGTTGTGATTTCACCATCCAAAAATTcatcaacatcttcatcatcaccaacaACTATATCATCTTTTTTGCCTCTTCCAATCAACAATTTTAACCATTCCAATGTAAAAGATGGTGCTTTCATTTTACCATCACAAAATTctacttcatcatcatcatcaccatcatcaaCAACCATATCAAACTATTTGCCTCTCCCAATTACAAACTTTAATCACATGAACCAAAATTCTTCTCCTAGTCCTTTACCTTTACCACCACTAGATTTTAGATCTCCAATGTCATTGCAACATTTGGATGGTAAAGCTTCTGGTACTGTTCCATTGAACAACAGTGGTGTGTTTGGGAATGTGCCTAAGTTTTGGAGCTCTCGTGAGTTGGAATATGAGAAGGAGAGTTTTGGTATGGAACATGGATTGCCCTTTGTTCCTAGTTTGCCTTTTGATTCTAATCCAATTTGGCCTCTGCCTAATTGGGTTCAGAGATCACAATTTCATCATCAACCTTCTTCACAAGTGGTAAAGATGATAGatccttttttttttctttgttcAATTTTCATGATTTGGTTTCATTTTGTCACATTTCTTCCTATAGAATATGAAATATTTGGTTTTTGATGCTTGTAGGTGAATAGTTCCTCAGGAACTTCATCCACTCATGTGCCTCAGTTGTCAGTTGAGCCCCCTTCAAACCAAAATAGTACTAGCAACGGTATGCCGGTCAGGCCCACGGAGAAGGTAATATTTTACTCAGCAAGATTTACTCTCAATGCAATTCATACTATCTGCATAATTCTGTTTGATCTGTATATTGGCATCAATATTTTCACGGTTGATGCGCCCATAATTGTGTTCATAGGTCGCTGAGACATCAAAAACGTTGATGTCGTCGTACTGTATTTTAAAACCTTGATATGCATATATCATATACATTTTTATTGGTTAATTGAAAGGTATTTTAGAGGTTAAAAACATCAAAATCGGCTTGCTTTGTGCACCGTCTGATCTCGACTCAACGATTACCGTTGTGCTGACGACTCAAATACGTGTTTAAAACTTGGTGCAGATGATGATTGGCATGAAAAGGCCATACCCTTTCTCCCTGGGTTTTTCACAAACACCTCTAAATTATAAGTTGCCCTCCATTGGTCAAGTAAGTACAAATGGAAGAACTTCATGTGAGAGCGAAAGTGGATTTCATCTCGATGCTGCCATGTCAACTTCCAGGTTGTTTCGGTTATAATACTATCGTTTAAGCCCTTGTACTTTCTCCTAAATGAAATATATTATAACTGCTGTCTTCTCAAACCATGTATTTCTGAACTATATGCAGAGAATCTCAATCTTGTTCAGCATCCAACTCTGATCCAAAGTCGAAGAAAAAGGATAAAGGGATTAAGGAATTTGATGGAAGTTTTCTCACTTTGGCTCCTCCAACTCCTCCTACTTCATGTGCAATTTCACCGTCAAAACCACTAGAATTGAACAACGAAGAATCCCCTGAGGTTTGTGCCACACTCATTAGCTAAAATAGAGATTCTTTCCATTTCATTACTAATACTATGGTTTAGGTATGGACAAAACTTAGATGCAGCGCTATAGGCACCGTTCATTCGTTCCTCTATTTTTAGTAGAGAACGATGCGAACAATGTCTACAGCACTATGGATCGGATAACTGGTTAGACCAATTTTGCTAATATAATCAATGCTCATTCTTAAGTTCTATTTGATATGCTACAGAAAAACATAGAAGATCAATTCTCTATTCCATCAGGGTACACACTAGTCAAACAACAGAAGCAACAACCTACATACAGCTTCATTCCAGCAGCAAAGGAGACACAAAATGGACAAACATCCAGAACTCAAAATGGTCATGAAGTGGAAGGAACTATTGATCTCAATTTGAAACTATAAAAACATTATGTTCATCATTATGAAACTTGAATATTCATCTttggattttatttatttagaaTTGATACATATTCCTAAATCTTCACATGCAAAGTTGAGTATGAAAAGGACTAGAAATCCTTCACATGTGTGAAATAGGAGGACAAATGTTGATTTATTTGTTTTTAATACTCCTTAATAATAATGCTTATGATGATGAGACCAAACTCTAATATTGTGCCATCGGCGCAGTTTTGCATTGTCTGTCGTTTATATGAACTAACGAACGACAGATATATGAATTTGTAATTGTGTAATCTGAACCGTTTAGTCTTGAAATAATGGTTGGAATTATTTACTGTGTGTAAATGTGTGATTCTGTTATAGAAGGAAATCTGGATTTTTTTTCCTTAATCTTTTGTTGTTCCTTTTCTGGTTTTTGTAGTCTGTGTGCTTGTTAGATGTAACAAACTTTTGCATGTGGGTTGTGGAGGAATCTGATTGTTCTATGTCCTTTCTTTGTTTCTGTGGGTCCCAATATCTGGTTTTCATTATTATGGCTCTAAAATAATTGACAGAAGAGGGATAGGGTCCCTATCTGATATCAACATTGAATAATGTGTAAATAATTTTTGATTTATAGGGAGTACTTATTTTGTTAATTTAGGTGTTGATTTTGTACCATGTTTGACTTTGGGATGTTTAAATAACACACCTCTTTTGAATAGGTCTTGCACTCCCTCATTCTCATTCcaatgttttgttttattttctatTCTTTATTTAATAGCTTTATTGTATTGAGATTGTAAAGgtttttaaaataatttttaacataatattttttattcaattaagacttttataaaattttaaaaaataattataattaaacCTTTTAAGATTTTTTTATGATAATTGTACTTGATAAAAAGTAGAATACGTGACAACTTCTATTGATTAAGGGTTGTCAGAAATTTTGTAGGAAGTTCTGCTATGTATGTGTTTTCTGTGTGAGAATGAGATTCTCATTTTCTCTTTTAATGTTGAGGTATTTATAACGGTGTTGGACCTGGATCTTAGGCCCCTTAAAAATAATAACCATCACTGAGAGGCGGAAGTGGACGGTTAGTCCCCTATTATTATGGAGAATGTGGTCAAATGCCTCCTTCCTTAGTGATACAGAATATGGTCATGTCATTCCCCATTTCTCTCCCATGGGAGACTCCTCCGAGAGGAGGGTGACATATTCGATATAAGGGAGATACATCTAACAAATGAATGATCGATCCAATAAACAGGAGACCAACAGAGCTTTATGGCGATATAAGGCGTCATCTTCCTCGCTTTTCGCCTCTTATGGGCTCCTTACGAATATACCAATACACAGTCCCTCAAATACGAGGACTTGGAAAGAGTGAAGTGATTTAGTCATGTATTTTTTTATTCGAATGAGTTCAAGTGTGATGACGCTCTCTTATGTAAAGGTGAGTCCCTCATGTGTAAAGTGAATTCCATATATGGGCGACTTTGGCATACGTCCCCAAGTTTCTTCAAGGTGATGTCAATTGGGGAAATCTCCAAACGAATGTTGGGAGAGAAAAAACGTGTGAGACATTTAATGCTAGCAATGATGATTTATCCTTGGGACGCCAAATGAGCCTTACTCTTTCACACGTGTTAACAACATGAAACCTCTTTCATGTATGATGAGAAACCTAGAAGGTCATTGATTATCCCTAGTTTCTCTCCTTTATTAAAAGGAGTCGCCCTCAATCCTTTATCATTTTCACACACATTTATGTTGAAGCCTTCAAAAGCTCATTTTATTTTTTCCAACAACTCTTGCGAGTTCAAACTTCTCCCTTTTATAGGTATCGATTGAACCTATATGTTCCCTTTTTCCTTTATGGGAATAATTAGGGATTTAAATGAGAATGAAAACCTGATGGAGCCCATAATTCGTGATGAGTGCATGGCCTTGTGAAGCAATTGTTATAGGAATGTTAGGCGCCTCGATAGAACAATCAACTGTAAATTAGTGGAAATAGGCATGTTTGGCAATTGAGAGAGTTCCCTTAATTATGATAGTGATAGTAGTGGGGGTAGTAAAAGTGATTCACTTTTCCCTTCTGTTTTCTCATGAAACAAGAAGATAATGACCACATTCGATCTTGAACCGAAGAATGTCAAGAAAGACAAGTCTCATTACACAAATGAGGACCAAATAGATTCCCTCTGATAATAGCTTAAATTCTCTTTGTACATAAACAAAGAGAAAATCATCCTAGAGGCATGTTCCTCAGTAGAAAAAGTCAATATGACTACCTCAGAAGACTCTCTCACTCTTTCCTTCTACTTTTACATCCCCGACATTCAGGATATTAGGGTTCACGTCTCTTCTCTTCCTTTGAGGCATAGGTTATTAAGATGCCCAATGACGCCCCTCCCAAATGGCGCTGAATGGTTAGTTTGATCAAGGCTTTTGAGATTATATGTCGATGGCTAGGGTTCCATCCCACTATAGGgatgttttcttcttcttatGGTGCCAAAGCATATGTCTGTTGGGGTTGGGTAACTTTAGGTGTTATTGTTAGGTCTGTGATTTTATGATTgacaacaattttggtaaaacatGTTTCATTTGGGAAAACATGTATCACAGCCTAATGTTGAACAAGGTGTCATGACATCTTGATCAACTGTGCAGCAGGTGCTGCTTATGTTCCTTGCAGACTGATGTCCTGATAGATGTTATGACATCTTACACCAGTACACCTGTACAGGTCTGCAAGTGTGAATCCTTGAAGATTTGATTTTAAAATGTGAGATTATGGATGATTCTAGTTCTCCTATATGCGCAGCAAATCAAGGATGTTTTAGGAACAGTGCAAATTTGATTTGATTTCATAAAAAAGATCTTTTGAGACTTTTTAGGAAATATTATAGATTTGTTCCTATTATTGTGGAGAAGATCTTGCAGCTGATTTATAAGAGAATATTGGATCTGATTTGAAGAGTCCAAGCCCATATTACAAGAGTCTATTTATAAGGACTGCCTAAACCTAAAATTTCAAGGAATTCACATTGAAGAAACCGTGTGCGCAAATAAGGGTTTATGGTTTTGAGAGTTCCTTAGGTTTTAGTGTTTGTTTGTACGTCCCTCATGTATCTTTTGATGTATATAGGTTGAATGATTGTACTTGATTGTATATCAAGTTATTATTCTCACTCATGAGATTTTAAGCAAAGAGTTGAGTATTGTtcttggttgaagcttttaagcaaaACCAAGTATTGTTTCTTGGAAGTGTAATCTTCTGTTTTGGGTTATTGTCATTGGTTTGTGACTTAGGATATCACTGCGGTGATTGGAAGTGAGAGGGGGATTCTCATATCTAGAAGGGTTCTAGGTAGAAATTGCATGGGTAATGATTAGACGATAAGTTATAAACTGGGATTGTTTAGGCTTTGAACTAATACTATTAGTAtatttccttcctggcttggtagcccccaaatgtaggtgatattgcaccgaactgggttaataattgaCTGTGTCTTTTATCTTCTGCAATTTAATTTTGCATAATTACTATTTTGGTGAAAGTGTTTCTATTAGCAGATGATGTCTTAACATCTGTCTTGACATTGTGTTGTGTGTTGGGACATCAGTCTTGACATATGTGTTTAAGTGCCAAAATTTCAGTTATACCTAGGAGAGACTTATTCAAACCTCATTTAAACCACCTCAAAGGTTGGAAGGATAAGTTAGTGAGGGGTAGGGAGAGAGACGACCCCTCATCATTCACTATGGGGGGATGACGCCCCTCGGTTTCCCCTCGCCTGAACGGGTAATCATGTGGAACTCACCAGTATAACTTTGACTACTTAACTGTGTATGGGTCAAGATGGTCAAGATCTTGAATGAGTTTAAGGTCATAGAGTTCTGAACCATGATCATTTTGGATTAGGGGCCGATGAGACTATGGACAAATATTTGAGTATGTTTCGTTGGTAGTGTcatttgcttgtgtttgtttacaaaTGATTATGTATTTATTTAGTTAAGGGATTATGTACTTATTTTTACCGTTTCTTCTTCTACACAAAAGATGTCCAAAATTGCCTTGGATGAGAGGAAGCAACGTATGTACAAGAGGAAGGTCGAGCGCCGCATACTAGACAATTCTCGGAGTCGCCTAGGTGACTTGCTTGTAAGGATCGTCAAGCACCAACTTGAAGGCGAGACGCCTAATGAGATTCAAACCCACAAGGACCTAAAAGCCTAGAAATAGATGGTTGACTCCTCCTTTGCCCCCAAGGGTAATGGGGTTCAGACCAGTGTTGCTGAAAGGGCTGACGCTCCTACATTCTCTCAAAAGAGGAACTCGCCAACTAAGTCCTTTATGTGGAATAAATTTGACTTCAACGCCGTCAAGTTTACTGGAGCTCTCATCCTCTTCTCTTAAGATTTTCTTGGTGATTATAAAATGGTCTATTGTAAACCTTCCCTCAAGCTTTATGTTCTCAAGGAGAACCATTAGATGAAGGTTCACTTAATGGATCGTGCTACCAGGAAAAAGTATGCTCAAACTAAAAATGGGTTGGGGAAGAAACTCATACGCTATCAAAGTAACCTGGACAAAGGGAAGAAGATTATAGACGTCTTGTAGAAAGAGAATGAGACCCTAAAAAAATAATCTACGAGAAGCATAGGTTAAGTCCAAGGAGTTTTACGCCACAGAGCAAAGTGTACGAGTATCTATAAATCGCACCTCATAATCATCATGAGTTACAATTTCATATCCTCCCTTTAACATCAAGAGCGACTTATGATGTCTTAAAGACCAAGCCAAGTGGACACAATCTTAAAAATGGCTATTTAAATTTGATGACTTGTCTCTCATACTTGTAGTCCTTAAATACAAGTCATTCTTGCTTTTACAACGTGTGATAATACATTTTGATAAAATGTGAAATAAGCTTATAACCATCTAAAGTCAAAGAATTACTCTCATCATAATATCACATGTCCACATCATCAAAGATATCAAACTAAACTCTCATTATCATACGGTGGAGTTGTAGAAAATCTTTGAGAGAATTGATCTATCTTACAATAATTTATCTGCAAGCGATATACAAAACTTGGTGTTTCTGTGTAAGTTTATTGAAGTTATATCATTTAGTTTTGTAAACCTGACTAGGCTAAGAAAATACATAATTGATAATTGCTCACTTGAAAAAACCTCTTCTTTCAAGCATCAGTAAAAAAAAACTCTCACACACTGTGAGAACTTGACTAACCATTTTGGTTCACCAATATAAATTCTATGTGTATTTCTCTTAAACTATTCTTATTGTATTTCCTTATTATTTTACACTGATCACATACAACATAAACACATAGTTGTATACTTCGCTAACCATTACCCTTTAAGGAATCCTTAAGACATATCTACAAagattaaataaaaatatatatcAAATTTTAAGAAGGTcacaatttttataaaaaaaaccTTCTCCTGACATCTCTATTTACTTCAAGATAGAGTAGACTGAAACATTCACTTACAGTTTTCCATTAGGATGTGTATCCTATTTCTTATGACAGTTTTCACAAACAAAAGAAGAAATTAAACCCACTTGGTATATTTCAATGATCTTGATATGGTCGATGATTTTACCGAGGACATTGATGTGTTAACTTACTTGTATAGAGAGTTAAATGTTATGACAAATATCAGGACGAAGCAACTAGCATGATATATATTTTACTATTTTCGGTACCATATTCATATAATCATTTAATTAGTTGTTAAGAGTATTTTATTCAAATTTGTTTACTAATTAATATACATTAATGGGGTGAAAGGGTAATTCAACTTGTTTGGACTAGTTGAGTTAAGGATTAAAAGAAGTTAAAGGTCTAGTGTTCAAGTCCTAGCAAGGGTTTTAGTAAATAAAAtactaacattaactactaatAATTTTTCATTGATGGAGGTTTTACAAGAGAACATGGAAGGAAGTCAAGATATTTTGAAGGAAGCCGAGATAGTCTAATCCATATATGCGCACATATATGAGACTTGTTCAAGAGATTTTGAAGGAAGCCAAGATAGTCTTGAGGATGAAAAAGGTTGGGGAGAAAGAGAACTAGTTCGTGTGCGACACAATAGGGTGTACTTTTTTGTAATCATTTGGTTATTGTTTAGGTTAAGTTTTGTATACGATATTATTTATCATGTATTTTATTTGACATATCATATTGTTATTATTTTGGATATCTTttcttaaataattatttattaatGATATGTTATGATATTCTTTATGTTGGTGTGATTTGAAGGTGTTATTGACAAAAACGTGAACTCTCCTATTGTAAAACACATGTTGTCATATTTTATATAATTCAAACAAATGGTGAGAGGGTGCTCAACACATTCATATTCTACAATTTGTGAGAGGTGCTCAACATGTTCGGATTGTAGAATCTGAAAATTTCAAACCTCAAAATTTGTATTGTGTGGTATAGATTGCACGGATAATTTGTGTGGACTAGAATGTACATAAACTTTATAAAGTGACATGTTTGGTTTATTTGAAGTTCACAACACAAGAGATATTACAATAAGTTAGAATGAATTCTAAAACAGGTGTATTATACTACAACAGGTTAGCTCCTCCTTGGCTGCTTACGATCTATTTTTATGTGCATTTTTTTTTATACGAAGGATAAACCAATGAGTGTCTCAACCACCAAAACAAAAGAAAGGTGGTTATTGTTGAGTATTGTTGAATGTGTTTGTTTTATTAACTCCCTGCACTCCTAGCTCTGCAATCGTCGTGAAACTGCCTTGTTTACGGCATGTTCAGGTTGGTGTGCACACTCCATATTCTATTTTTGGAAGTGCAGACTGTCTTTAATATAGATAACTTGTTTACAAAAATACACAAAATAGTACCACAAGTTTCTCAATGATGAAATTCAAAACACAAGCACATACATGAACCATCACAATATTAATTTTGACAGATGCAACAATAATTTATTTTGTATAATGATTCTTCTCACAACGAGCAGGATGATTCAAAACTGTACCCACTCCAACCGTTCTAAATCTCAATTACACCCTCAACAAAGATTAAGAGACATACACAAAAAAACATTAAATAAAACAACATAATTTGATCTATGACCACCCAA containing:
- the LOC127086262 gene encoding uncharacterized protein LOC127086262, coding for MAQEQDDQSRNNCINGGRSTKRPKQKKVPQRGLGVAQLEKILEEQHMKDGVVISPSKNSSTSSSSPTTISSFLPLPINNFNHSNVKDGAFILPSQNSTSSSSSPSSTTISNYLPLPITNFNHMNQNSSPSPLPLPPLDFRSPMSLQHLDGKASGTVPLNNSGVFGNVPKFWSSRELEYEKESFGMEHGLPFVPSLPFDSNPIWPLPNWVQRSQFHHQPSSQVVNSSSGTSSTHVPQLSVEPPSNQNSTSNGMPVRPTEKMMIGMKRPYPFSLGFSQTPLNYKLPSIGQVSTNGRTSCESESGFHLDAAMSTSRESQSCSASNSDPKSKKKDKGIKEFDGSFLTLAPPTPPTSCAISPSKPLELNNEESPEKNIEDQFSIPSGYTLVKQQKQQPTYSFIPAAKETQNGQTSRTQNGHEVEGTIDLNLKL